The following are encoded together in the Arthrobacter sp. Y-9 genome:
- the nadA gene encoding quinolinate synthase NadA, translating into MSSVNATIQLLTREQAESAALSRAAGQSTCSTELASGPWEYDAAEAARGVPAYGPGASSADVAPASTPRQGEIPAEYKQASDAELDRRILAAKEALGDRAVILGHFYQRDEVVKYADFVGDSFQLANAALTRPEAEAIIFCGVHFMAETADILSTDRQAVILPNLAAGCSMADMADIDSVQECWEQLEEIYGTAPDADGKLPVIPVTYMNSSAALKAFCGEHGGIVCTSSNAATVLEWAFERGQRVLFFPDQHLGRNTAKALGVPLEHMPLWNPRKDLGGNSEATLEEAEVILWQGFCSVHKRFTVAQIEKARQDHPGVTVIVHPECPMEVVDAADSAGSTDHIRKAVAAATEPTTFAIGTEINMVNRLAAEYPQHTIFCLDPVICPCSTMYRIHPAYLAWVLEELVQSRVVNQIVVDDAVQQGARVALERMLAARP; encoded by the coding sequence ATGAGCAGCGTCAACGCCACCATCCAGCTCCTGACCCGCGAACAGGCCGAAAGCGCCGCGCTGTCCCGCGCCGCCGGGCAGAGCACGTGCAGCACCGAGCTGGCCAGTGGCCCCTGGGAGTACGACGCCGCCGAGGCCGCACGCGGCGTCCCCGCGTACGGACCGGGCGCCTCCAGTGCCGACGTCGCGCCCGCGAGCACGCCCCGGCAGGGTGAGATCCCGGCCGAGTACAAGCAAGCGAGCGACGCCGAACTGGACCGCCGCATCCTGGCCGCCAAAGAGGCGCTGGGAGACCGGGCGGTCATCCTGGGGCACTTCTACCAGCGTGACGAAGTGGTCAAGTACGCCGACTTCGTGGGCGACTCCTTCCAGCTGGCGAACGCCGCCCTGACCCGTCCCGAGGCGGAGGCGATCATCTTCTGCGGGGTCCACTTCATGGCCGAGACCGCGGACATCCTCTCCACGGACCGCCAGGCCGTGATCCTCCCCAACCTGGCGGCCGGCTGCTCCATGGCGGACATGGCGGACATCGACTCCGTGCAGGAGTGCTGGGAGCAGCTCGAGGAGATCTACGGCACCGCGCCGGATGCCGACGGCAAACTCCCCGTCATCCCGGTGACCTACATGAACTCCTCCGCCGCGCTCAAGGCGTTCTGCGGTGAGCACGGCGGGATCGTCTGCACCTCCTCCAACGCCGCGACCGTGCTGGAATGGGCCTTCGAGCGCGGGCAGCGGGTCCTGTTCTTCCCGGACCAGCACCTGGGCCGCAACACGGCGAAGGCCCTGGGCGTGCCGCTCGAGCACATGCCGCTCTGGAATCCGCGGAAGGACCTGGGCGGCAACAGCGAGGCCACCCTGGAGGAGGCCGAGGTCATCCTCTGGCAGGGCTTCTGCTCGGTCCACAAGCGCTTCACCGTCGCGCAGATCGAGAAGGCCCGTCAGGATCACCCGGGTGTGACCGTGATCGTCCACCCCGAATGCCCCATGGAGGTGGTGGATGCGGCCGATTCGGCCGGATCCACCGACCACATCCGGAAGGCCGTCGCGGCCGCCACCGAGCCCACGACCTTCGCCATCGGCACCGAGATCAACATGGTCAACCGGCTCGCCGCCGAGTACCCGCAGCACACGATCTTCTGCCTCGACCCGGTGATCTGCCCCTGCTCCACCATGTACCGCATCCACCCCGCCTACCTGGCCTGGGTGCTGGAGGAACTGGTGCAGAGCCGGGTCGTGAACCAGATCGTCGTGGATGACGCCGTGCAGCAGGGCGCCCGCGTCGCCCTGGAACGGATGCTGGCGGCGCGGCCATGA
- a CDS encoding cysteine desulfurase family protein, giving the protein MIYLDAAATTPVRPEVLQALWPVLSGTFGNPASHHEVGESARAVLEDARRRVAAVLGCRPAEVLFTSGGTEADNAALKGIALARRARDPRLDRVLISAVEHPAVAESAEYLARVHGFTVDVVPVDHRGVILAEEFGALLGERTAVASVMYANNEVGTVQDLPALAALAQAAGVPLHSDAVQAAGALPLDVRGLGVAALSLAGHKLGAPKGNGVLYLKARTPFEALLHGGGQQRDRRSGTEDVAGAVAFATALELAESERRTMDGPAAEDRRDRFIRAVQDAVPGAVLTGDPVNRLPGSASFCFPGVAGETVLLELERRGIVCSSGSACAAGSSEPSAVLTAMGLPADVALTAVRFSLQRETSEEDLAVTARALGDIFSRLGAGTV; this is encoded by the coding sequence GTGATCTACCTGGACGCGGCGGCCACCACCCCGGTCCGCCCCGAGGTGCTGCAAGCGCTCTGGCCGGTCCTGTCCGGCACGTTCGGCAATCCGGCGAGTCACCACGAAGTGGGCGAAAGCGCCCGGGCGGTCCTGGAGGACGCACGACGCCGGGTGGCCGCCGTGCTCGGCTGCCGTCCCGCGGAGGTGCTCTTCACCTCCGGCGGCACCGAAGCCGACAACGCGGCGCTGAAGGGCATCGCCCTCGCCCGCAGGGCACGCGATCCCCGACTCGACCGTGTCCTGATCAGCGCGGTCGAACACCCCGCGGTGGCGGAATCGGCGGAGTATCTCGCCAGGGTGCACGGCTTCACGGTGGATGTCGTTCCCGTGGACCACCGGGGTGTGATCCTCGCCGAAGAGTTCGGCGCTCTCCTCGGGGAGCGCACCGCGGTGGCGAGTGTCATGTATGCGAACAACGAAGTGGGCACCGTTCAGGACCTTCCGGCCCTGGCGGCTCTCGCGCAGGCGGCCGGCGTTCCGCTGCACAGCGACGCCGTGCAGGCCGCCGGCGCGCTGCCGCTGGACGTCCGTGGACTGGGCGTCGCCGCGCTGTCCCTGGCCGGGCACAAGCTGGGCGCCCCCAAGGGCAACGGCGTGCTGTACCTGAAGGCCCGGACCCCGTTCGAAGCGCTGCTCCACGGCGGTGGCCAGCAGAGGGACCGGCGTTCCGGGACGGAGGACGTGGCGGGGGCGGTCGCCTTCGCGACGGCCCTGGAACTCGCCGAGTCGGAACGCCGCACTATGGACGGCCCTGCCGCGGAAGATCGACGGGACCGCTTCATCCGCGCCGTCCAGGACGCCGTCCCGGGTGCGGTGCTCACGGGCGATCCCGTGAACCGGCTTCCCGGTTCGGCCTCATTCTGCTTCCCTGGAGTGGCGGGGGAGACGGTGCTGCTCGAGCTGGAGCGACGGGGGATCGTGTGTTCGAGCGGCTCGGCGTGTGCCGCCGGGTCCAGCGAGCCGTCCGCCGTCCTGACGGCCATGGGCCTTCCCGCGGATGTGGCGCTCACCGCCGTGCGCTTCAGCCTCCAGCGGGAGACGAGCGAGGAAGACCTGGCGGTGACCGCACGAGCGCTGGGTGACATCTTCAGCCGGCTCGGCGCCGGAACCGTCTGA
- the nadC gene encoding carboxylating nicotinate-nucleotide diphosphorylase, with protein sequence MNQTLTTGFLVGPDERALDRVILTALEEDAAHGDVTSEAFIPLGATAQAVVRARVPGVLSGGPVVQRVFALVDPRVRVTALVEDGKAFEPGERLTLIEGPARSVLLGERIALNLMQRMSAIATAAQELVAAVAGTRARVVDTRKTTPGLRNLERYAVRCGGGHNHRYSLSDAVMVKDNHLAVLTGGDPGKITEALLDGKSRLGHTVHLEVEVDGLEMIEPVLAAGVDTIMLDNFSLEDLAEGVRRVAGRALVEASGNVRLDTIAAIAATGVDIISSGAITHSVANLDLGLDIDIHPQGTP encoded by the coding sequence ATGAACCAGACGCTGACCACCGGATTCCTGGTGGGTCCGGACGAACGGGCCCTGGACCGGGTCATCCTCACCGCGCTGGAGGAGGACGCCGCGCACGGCGATGTCACCAGTGAGGCGTTCATCCCGCTGGGGGCGACCGCCCAGGCCGTGGTGCGGGCCCGGGTCCCGGGCGTCCTGAGCGGAGGACCCGTGGTGCAGCGGGTGTTCGCGCTGGTCGATCCCCGGGTCCGGGTGACGGCGCTCGTGGAGGACGGCAAAGCGTTCGAGCCGGGGGAGCGGCTGACCCTGATCGAGGGTCCGGCCCGCTCAGTGCTGCTGGGCGAGCGGATCGCGCTGAATCTGATGCAGCGGATGAGCGCGATCGCCACCGCCGCTCAGGAACTCGTGGCGGCGGTGGCCGGGACGCGTGCGCGGGTGGTGGACACCCGGAAGACGACGCCGGGCCTGCGGAACCTCGAACGGTACGCCGTGCGGTGCGGTGGCGGGCACAATCACCGCTACAGTCTGTCCGACGCGGTCATGGTGAAGGACAACCACCTGGCCGTCCTCACCGGTGGAGACCCCGGGAAGATCACCGAGGCGCTCCTGGACGGCAAATCCCGCCTCGGCCACACGGTGCACCTGGAGGTCGAGGTCGACGGTCTGGAGATGATCGAACCCGTGCTGGCCGCCGGCGTGGACACCATCATGCTGGACAACTTCTCCCTCGAGGACCTCGCCGAGGGTGTGCGCCGGGTGGCGGGACGGGCGCTCGTGGAGGCGAGCGGCAACGTCCGGCTGGACACCATCGCGGCGATCGCCGCCACCGGAGTGGACATCATCTCCTCCGGTGCGATCACGCACAGCGTCGCCAATCTGGACCTGGGCCTCGACATCGACATCCACCCTCAGGGCACGCCGTGA
- a CDS encoding NUDIX domain-containing protein, whose translation MDQWQPLTVPVQANPVGNVEERRLAAPGLAISTVIFALKPSETSGRPTLWLPLVRRIREPFKGQWALPGGPLRHDESLPEAASRNLLDTTGLAPRYLEQLYAFGGLHRSPAQRVVSIVYWALVQSEEAELPGEEENVRWFRADKVEDLAFDHQEIVDYALWRLRNKMEYASIAFHFLGEYFTLAQLREVYEAVLDKPLDPANFRRHVTNAVGIEPSDRYLQGGKHRPPRLYRYTGPAPSSTPRTAPTTARTPS comes from the coding sequence ATGGATCAGTGGCAGCCCTTGACGGTCCCCGTGCAGGCCAACCCGGTCGGCAATGTGGAGGAACGTCGCCTCGCGGCGCCCGGGCTGGCGATCTCCACGGTCATCTTCGCGCTGAAACCCAGCGAGACCTCCGGTCGTCCGACGCTCTGGCTTCCCCTGGTCCGCCGGATCCGGGAGCCGTTCAAGGGACAGTGGGCGCTCCCGGGTGGCCCTCTCCGCCACGATGAATCGCTGCCCGAGGCCGCCTCGCGGAACCTTCTCGACACCACGGGGCTGGCTCCCCGCTACCTGGAACAGCTCTACGCCTTCGGCGGCCTGCACCGCTCACCCGCTCAGCGCGTGGTGAGCATCGTCTACTGGGCGCTGGTCCAGTCGGAGGAGGCCGAACTGCCCGGCGAAGAGGAGAACGTCCGCTGGTTCCGGGCGGACAAGGTCGAAGACCTGGCCTTCGACCACCAGGAGATCGTGGACTACGCCCTCTGGCGGCTCCGCAACAAGATGGAGTACGCCTCGATCGCGTTCCACTTCCTCGGCGAGTACTTCACCCTGGCCCAGTTGCGGGAGGTCTACGAGGCCGTCCTGGACAAGCCTCTCGATCCCGCGAATTTCCGGCGGCACGTCACGAATGCCGTCGGGATCGAACCCAGCGACCGGTACCTCCAGGGCGGCAAGCACCGCCCGCCGCGCCTCTACCGCTACACCGGCCCCGCGCCGTCGAGCACTCCCCGGACAGCACCGACCACAGCAAGGACCCCCTCATGA
- a CDS encoding MFS transporter codes for MTAPSRTSEDRPSVAASPVSAWERIVGMFRQYAQLPRLSGGWYIFLTMLARLPLAMLTIGTMSLVTAVTHSYASAGLAAGAVGIGSAVGAPLVGMLADRLGQRPVLLGYAAANVLSLALLLGACLTSQDPSVPWIVAAAFAGGFTSPQVGPLSRVRWLALIARKRGSRAGMNDVAMSFEGTTDELTFVLGPALVGVLAAFLAPWLPLALAALLTLVLVPLFALHPSVTAVQGTRNAPAGTTTAEAPDGAGRLRLAMVVVAVLAMVCMGTFFGGTQAALSAFAGEFANPELAGLLYSAMGLSSAVMALSIAAWPEKFRHGARWVFCALLLTAGSALLLLPLTFGSIIPVLLVLGVAVGPLMVTVFAIGAQVAPAARMSTVMTALSSGIVAGTALGYAVAGAAAQAGGSHPAFLVSGSAALLLMLLGLVAGWILKALSR; via the coding sequence ATGACAGCACCCTCCCGTACCTCTGAAGACCGCCCCTCCGTGGCGGCATCCCCGGTCTCCGCCTGGGAGCGCATCGTCGGCATGTTCCGGCAGTACGCGCAGCTCCCGCGCCTCAGCGGTGGCTGGTACATCTTCCTCACCATGCTGGCCCGCCTGCCGCTGGCCATGCTCACCATCGGAACCATGAGCCTCGTCACGGCGGTGACGCACTCCTACGCCTCGGCCGGGCTGGCCGCCGGAGCGGTCGGCATCGGCTCCGCGGTGGGCGCGCCCTTGGTCGGCATGCTCGCCGACCGCCTGGGGCAGCGTCCCGTGCTCCTCGGCTACGCGGCCGCCAACGTCCTCTCGCTGGCCCTTCTTCTCGGAGCCTGCCTCACCTCGCAGGATCCTTCCGTGCCGTGGATCGTGGCGGCGGCCTTCGCGGGCGGCTTCACGTCTCCGCAGGTCGGACCGCTCTCCAGGGTGCGCTGGCTCGCGCTCATCGCACGGAAGCGCGGTTCGCGTGCCGGTATGAACGACGTCGCCATGTCCTTCGAGGGCACCACGGACGAACTCACCTTCGTGCTCGGTCCCGCCCTGGTCGGTGTCCTGGCGGCGTTCCTCGCGCCCTGGCTGCCGCTCGCGCTCGCCGCGCTCCTCACCCTGGTCCTCGTCCCGCTCTTCGCCCTCCATCCGAGCGTCACTGCCGTGCAGGGCACGCGGAACGCGCCGGCCGGCACGACGACGGCGGAAGCCCCCGACGGTGCGGGCCGCCTGCGTCTGGCGATGGTCGTCGTCGCAGTGCTGGCCATGGTCTGCATGGGCACCTTCTTCGGCGGCACTCAAGCCGCACTCAGCGCTTTCGCCGGTGAGTTCGCCAACCCGGAACTCGCGGGCCTGCTCTATTCGGCCATGGGGCTCAGCTCCGCGGTCATGGCGCTGTCCATCGCGGCCTGGCCCGAGAAGTTCCGCCACGGCGCACGGTGGGTGTTCTGCGCCCTGCTGCTCACGGCGGGCAGCGCGCTGCTCCTGCTGCCGCTCACCTTCGGCAGCATCATCCCGGTGCTGCTCGTGCTGGGTGTCGCGGTGGGGCCGCTCATGGTCACCGTGTTCGCGATCGGCGCCCAGGTGGCTCCCGCGGCGCGCATGTCGACCGTCATGACCGCCCTCTCGAGCGGGATCGTCGCCGGGACGGCTCTCGGTTATGCCGTGGCGGGCGCCGCGGCGCAGGCCGGCGGTTCGCATCCGGCGTTCCTGGTGTCCGGCTCGGCCGCGCTGCTGCTCATGCTGCTCGGCCTGGTGGCCGGGTGGATCCTCAAGGCCCTGTCCCGCTGA
- a CDS encoding FAD-binding protein codes for MTARPDLPGADDAATPSAGRAPSAGLAVVGAGIAGLYATLLAAEAGIPVVLLTRSELEASNSFAAQGGICAVLDEARRAPGDSVEAHVRDTLAAGAGLCDPEAVRILCSGAQLDVRNLERFGVRFDAGASGDPALGLEAAHSHPRILHVGGDATGAGIVRALVSAVIAQVLAGRVSLVENAWVTALLPDARDAGSVRGVVFERDGMRHELPAAGVLLATGGAGRLFARTTNPSGALGEGVGLALEAGAVVTDAEFLQFHPTALRLPGQAQDGWLVSEAVRGEGAVLLDDEGRRFMPDYHPLAELAPRDVVSRAVAAHLAERGAPEGAVFLDARPLVEREGRGFLARRFPSISAALALAGIDWEREPVPVAPAAHYWMGGVATDLWGRTSVPGLWAAGEVACTGVHGANRLASNSLLEGLVFARRAIEALSAEGSGSADSAGTPWPARHPAAGVAGLPVPAVGEDNDGGAPASGSAVPGAAAPRLEDPSLEASGLEALQHLMTAEAGMSRTAEGLTRAASVLDGWLARSNTPAFRHSLLAARVLVAGALSREVSVGAHHRADAPAGQPVDQRHLSWRAEPRAVVVPSPSGRIPTP; via the coding sequence ATGACAGCCCGCCCGGATCTTCCCGGAGCCGACGACGCCGCCACGCCGTCCGCCGGTCGCGCGCCGTCCGCCGGACTCGCCGTGGTCGGCGCCGGGATCGCGGGCCTCTACGCCACGCTGCTCGCCGCCGAAGCCGGAATCCCCGTGGTGCTCCTGACCCGGAGCGAGTTGGAGGCGAGCAACAGCTTCGCCGCCCAGGGCGGGATCTGCGCCGTCCTGGACGAGGCCCGCCGGGCTCCCGGCGACTCGGTGGAGGCGCACGTCCGGGACACGCTGGCCGCGGGGGCCGGACTGTGCGATCCGGAGGCCGTCCGCATCCTCTGCTCGGGCGCCCAGCTGGACGTGCGGAATCTGGAACGGTTCGGCGTGCGCTTCGACGCCGGGGCGTCCGGCGATCCGGCGCTCGGCCTGGAGGCCGCGCACTCCCACCCCCGGATCCTTCACGTCGGCGGGGACGCTACCGGCGCCGGGATCGTCCGCGCCCTGGTCTCGGCCGTCATCGCCCAGGTGCTGGCCGGACGGGTCAGCCTGGTGGAGAACGCCTGGGTCACGGCGCTCCTGCCTGATGCCCGCGATGCCGGAAGCGTCCGCGGCGTCGTGTTCGAGCGGGACGGCATGCGCCACGAATTGCCGGCGGCAGGAGTGCTCCTGGCCACCGGCGGCGCCGGCCGTCTCTTCGCTCGGACCACCAATCCGTCCGGGGCTCTGGGGGAGGGCGTCGGCCTGGCGCTGGAGGCCGGTGCGGTCGTGACGGATGCGGAGTTCCTGCAGTTCCACCCGACCGCGCTGCGGCTGCCGGGCCAGGCGCAGGACGGCTGGCTGGTCTCCGAAGCCGTCCGGGGCGAGGGCGCCGTGCTGCTGGATGACGAGGGCCGTCGATTCATGCCGGACTATCACCCTCTGGCCGAGCTGGCCCCGCGCGATGTGGTCTCGCGGGCGGTCGCCGCTCACCTCGCTGAGCGCGGCGCCCCCGAAGGGGCGGTGTTCCTCGACGCCAGGCCCCTCGTGGAACGCGAGGGCCGGGGATTCCTGGCGCGCCGTTTCCCGAGCATCAGCGCCGCGCTGGCGCTCGCGGGGATCGACTGGGAGCGTGAGCCCGTCCCGGTGGCTCCCGCCGCCCACTACTGGATGGGAGGCGTCGCCACGGATCTCTGGGGCAGGACCTCCGTCCCCGGACTCTGGGCCGCCGGTGAGGTGGCGTGCACCGGGGTGCACGGTGCGAACCGGCTCGCCTCCAACTCGCTGCTGGAAGGTCTCGTCTTCGCCCGCCGTGCCATCGAGGCGCTCTCGGCGGAAGGGTCGGGTTCCGCTGATTCCGCTGGAACCCCCTGGCCTGCTCGCCACCCGGCGGCGGGTGTGGCGGGGCTGCCGGTGCCGGCCGTCGGTGAGGACAACGACGGCGGCGCGCCGGCGTCCGGCTCCGCTGTGCCTGGCGCCGCAGCACCACGGCTCGAGGACCCGAGTCTTGAAGCCTCCGGCCTCGAAGCGCTGCAGCACCTCATGACCGCGGAGGCCGGCATGTCCCGCACCGCGGAGGGGCTGACCCGGGCCGCGTCCGTGCTGGACGGCTGGCTCGCGCGGTCGAACACCCCCGCCTTCCGGCACAGTCTCCTCGCCGCCCGGGTCCTCGTGGCGGGAGCCCTCTCCCGCGAGGTCAGTGTCGGCGCCCATCACCGCGCGGACGCCCCGGCCGGGCAGCCTGTCGATCAGCGGCACCTGAGCTGGCGCGCCGAGCCGCGCGCCGTCGTCGTCCCCTCGCCTTCCGGAAGGATCCCCACCCCATGA
- a CDS encoding VOC family protein, producing MSAPNLFLFYVRDAEASTAFYSDLFDVAPTFTSPRYVAFEAAPGVLFALWTGRSEHAVPSTPRTSEIGFMVPGSAEAVDAVYARWVAKGVTVLEEPHDDVFGRTFVIADPDGNLIRVSPVD from the coding sequence ATGTCCGCACCGAATCTGTTCCTGTTCTACGTTCGCGATGCCGAGGCGTCCACCGCCTTCTACAGCGACCTGTTCGACGTCGCCCCCACCTTCACGAGCCCTCGCTACGTCGCGTTCGAAGCTGCCCCGGGCGTGCTGTTCGCGCTGTGGACCGGCCGCAGCGAACACGCCGTTCCGAGCACGCCGCGGACGAGCGAGATCGGGTTCATGGTCCCCGGCTCGGCGGAGGCCGTGGATGCGGTGTACGCGCGGTGGGTCGCGAAGGGCGTCACGGTCCTGGAGGAGCCGCACGACGACGTCTTCGGACGCACCTTCGTCATCGCCGACCCGGACGGCAATCTGATCCGGGTGTCGCCGGTGGACTAG
- a CDS encoding DUF2130 domain-containing protein, translated as MHEVVCPHCGKAFTIDEAGYAEIVRQVRDREFEEQLHQRLELAEKEKAAAVELAESRMAQELQKSASAKDTQIQDLKARLEAEETARRLAVAEALGDVEKQRDALQSELQQARRDQQTATELLEAKLRSELQAAAAAKDAEIQNLKAKLDAGETARRLAITEAVGNVEKDRDALRNELERAALEKKLAEQALKDKYETQLRDRDDAIERLRDMKARLSTKMVGETLEQHCETEFNRLRATAFPRAYFEKDNDARSGSKGDYIFRDSDENGTEIVSIMFEMKNENDGTATKHKNEDFLKELDRDRAEKGCEYGVLVSLLEADSELYNGGIVDVSHRYPKMYVVRPQFFIPIITLLRNAALNSLKYKTELELVRAQNIDITDFEDQLEDFKSRFGKNYELASRRFHEAIDQIDKSIAQLQKVKESLLGSERNLRLANDKAQDVTIKKLTRGNPTMAAKFAELSRPDGPEQPTLE; from the coding sequence ATGCACGAGGTGGTTTGCCCCCATTGCGGGAAGGCCTTCACGATCGATGAGGCGGGCTACGCCGAGATCGTCCGGCAGGTCCGGGACCGTGAGTTCGAGGAGCAGCTGCATCAGCGGCTCGAGCTGGCCGAGAAGGAGAAGGCCGCGGCGGTCGAGCTTGCCGAGTCCCGGATGGCTCAGGAGCTTCAGAAGTCCGCCAGCGCCAAGGACACCCAGATCCAGGATCTGAAGGCACGGCTCGAAGCCGAGGAGACCGCGCGCCGCCTCGCCGTCGCGGAGGCCCTGGGCGATGTGGAGAAGCAGCGCGACGCCCTCCAGAGCGAGCTCCAGCAGGCCCGGCGTGACCAGCAGACCGCCACCGAACTGCTCGAGGCGAAGCTGCGCAGTGAACTGCAGGCCGCGGCCGCCGCCAAGGACGCGGAGATCCAGAACCTCAAAGCGAAGCTCGACGCCGGCGAGACCGCCCGGCGGCTGGCGATCACCGAAGCGGTGGGCAACGTCGAGAAGGACCGCGATGCGCTCCGCAACGAGCTGGAGCGCGCGGCCCTGGAGAAGAAGCTCGCGGAGCAGGCGCTCAAGGACAAGTACGAGACCCAGCTGAGGGACCGGGACGACGCGATCGAGCGACTGCGGGACATGAAGGCCCGCCTCTCCACCAAGATGGTGGGCGAGACGCTGGAACAGCACTGCGAGACCGAGTTCAACCGCCTGCGGGCCACCGCGTTCCCGCGCGCGTACTTCGAGAAGGACAACGACGCGCGAAGCGGCAGCAAGGGCGACTACATCTTCCGCGACAGCGATGAGAACGGCACCGAGATCGTCTCCATCATGTTCGAGATGAAGAACGAGAACGACGGCACGGCCACCAAGCACAAGAACGAGGACTTCCTCAAGGAACTCGACCGGGACCGCGCCGAGAAGGGCTGCGAGTACGGCGTGCTGGTCAGTCTCCTCGAAGCCGACAGCGAGCTGTACAACGGCGGGATCGTGGACGTCTCCCACCGCTACCCGAAGATGTACGTGGTGCGGCCGCAGTTCTTCATCCCGATCATCACCCTGCTCCGCAATGCCGCCCTGAATTCTCTGAAGTACAAGACCGAGCTGGAGCTCGTCCGGGCTCAGAACATCGACATCACGGACTTCGAGGACCAGCTGGAGGACTTCAAGAGCCGCTTCGGCAAGAACTACGAGCTGGCGTCACGGCGCTTCCACGAGGCCATCGACCAGATCGACAAGTCGATCGCGCAATTGCAGAAGGTCAAGGAGTCGCTGCTCGGATCGGAGCGGAACCTGCGGCTGGCCAATGACAAGGCGCAGGATGTGACCATCAAGAAGCTCACCCGCGGCAATCCGACCATGGCGGCCAAGTTCGCCGAGCTGTCCCGGCCGGACGGCCCGGAACAGCCCACACTGGAGTAG
- a CDS encoding alpha/beta fold hydrolase: MTRHAGQNQPHTVEGRDPGLNVEVFRGDTDAGLPPILLVHGFSSSIELNWVQSGWIRDLLKAGRWAIAVDLPGHGHSEAPADMDSYSPGKIRADLLQAVTDVGARPLRDGDPSSGLDVIGYSLGGRIGWEIAGTQRGLVRRAVLGGPSHNDPLAEFDVVAAQRHLADGTPIADASTAALLTMAQLVPSNNIFAFLQLIEAAKVEPFDPEDAVPHQDVLLAAGSEDPRAASLPTLAALVEEAGGHAETLLIPGRNHTNAVTSRVFKEAALEFLSR, translated from the coding sequence ATGACCCGGCACGCAGGCCAGAACCAGCCGCACACCGTGGAGGGACGCGACCCAGGGCTCAACGTCGAAGTGTTCCGCGGTGACACCGACGCCGGCCTGCCGCCCATCCTGCTCGTGCACGGCTTCTCGTCCAGCATCGAGCTCAACTGGGTTCAGAGCGGCTGGATCCGGGATCTCCTGAAGGCCGGCCGCTGGGCGATCGCCGTGGACCTCCCCGGCCACGGGCACAGCGAAGCTCCCGCGGACATGGACTCCTACTCCCCCGGCAAGATCCGCGCCGATCTGCTGCAGGCAGTGACCGACGTCGGCGCCCGCCCCTTGCGCGACGGCGACCCGAGCAGCGGCCTCGACGTGATCGGCTACTCACTCGGCGGGCGCATCGGCTGGGAGATCGCCGGCACCCAGCGCGGGCTCGTCCGGCGCGCGGTGCTCGGCGGCCCGAGCCACAACGACCCGCTCGCGGAGTTCGACGTCGTGGCCGCTCAGCGTCACCTCGCTGACGGCACTCCGATCGCCGACGCGTCCACCGCGGCGCTGCTCACCATGGCACAGCTCGTGCCGAGCAACAACATCTTCGCGTTCCTGCAGCTGATCGAGGCGGCGAAGGTCGAGCCGTTCGACCCCGAGGACGCCGTGCCCCATCAGGACGTGCTCCTCGCGGCGGGTTCGGAGGATCCCCGCGCGGCGTCCCTCCCCACCCTCGCGGCCCTGGTCGAGGAGGCGGGCGGCCATGCCGAGACCCTGCTGATCCCGGGCCGGAATCACACGAACGCCGTCACCAGCCGGGTCTTCAAGGAAGCCGCGCTCGAGTTCCTGTCCCGCTGA